The Montipora capricornis isolate CH-2021 chromosome 1, ASM3666992v2, whole genome shotgun sequence genome contains a region encoding:
- the LOC138058647 gene encoding uncharacterized protein, producing the protein MAFRTSELLQRNELVRFQLDDVIRAPGNNQHQEKNGYRFTINDRSSFYDWYNAYFEVQFQLQKIADGAGYAAADRITVINGSHSLIAHMMIKSAGKIVYDTDNLHKVTFVKNLLEYSDDYSRSVAKNSFWYLDTNATTANTNSGYESRRVLTQATNDDGTGGAKDVNLIIPLNRYSFFEELQDKMLVPMQLQFNLNLQNDNELINRAAVADAGRVVINRFLLWVPKLTPKDSMYDKFVSSFMKEHKWTYQRELYAVSAPARVSGFFQISSSIDNVKAIFVYLQRAKTRVATQNPYILDTFKLNEANANSYLTTCRLEYGNGVFYPETEYDSESKVRIFNDLMSYAMRKNDYNTGTQLNLANYNSLYPLIYFDLSYQTEKVTRDPKQLIFRYKISANSAADFNVHAVVLYDESVVIDKVGNELVIV; encoded by the coding sequence atggcttttagaacaagtgaattattgcaaagaaatgagttggtgcgtttccaacttgatgatgtaattagAGCCCCTGGAAAtaatcaacatcaagaaaagaacGGTTATAGATTCACCAtcaacgaccggagttctttctatgattggtacaatgcttatttcgaggttcaattccagttacaaaaaatAGCAGATGGAGCTGGTTATGCAGCAGCCGATAGAATAACGGTGATAAACGGATCTCATTCATTGATTGCACATATGATGATTAAAAGTgctgggaaaattgtttatgaCACTGACAATCTACATAAGGTCACTTTTGTGAAGAATCTGTTGGAATATTCTGATGATTACTCGAGAAGTGTAGCTAAGaacagtttttggtatttagACACAAATGCTACGACAGCCAATACTAATTCAGGATATGAATCTAGAAGAGTGCTTACACAAGCTACCAACGATGATGGAACGGGAGGAGCaaaagatgtgaatttgatcatacctctcaatcgttacagtttttttgaagagttgcaggataaaatgttggttcctATGCAGTTACAATTCAATTTGAATCTCCAGAACGACAATGAACTCATCAATAGGGCAGCAGTAGCAGATGCCGGAAGAGTAGTGATTAACAGATTTCTACTATGGGTTCCAAAATTAACACCAAAAGACAGTATGTACGACAAATTTGTAAGctctttcatgaaagaacacaaatggacaTATCAGCGTGAACTATATGCAGTGTCAGCACCTGCTAGAGTCagtggtttttttcagatttcttccagcattgacaatgtcaaagcaatttttgtttatctacAACGGGCTAAAACCAGAGTTGCAACTCAAAATCCATATATACTTGATACCTTCAAACTGAATGAAGCAAACGCAAACAGTTATTTAACAACATGCAGACTCGAATAtggcaatggtgttttctacccagaaacagaatatgacagtgaaagcaaagtgagaatattcaatgatctcatgtcttatgcaatgcgaaaaaatgattacaacaccggAACGCAGTTGAATCTAGCTAATTACAATAGTTTATATCCACTGATTTATTTCGATCTGTCATATCAAACAGAAAAAGTAACAAGAGACcctaaacagttgattttcaggTATAAAATAAGTGCCAATAGTGCAGCAGATTTCAATGTCCATGCAGTTGTATTGTACGACGAGTCGGTTGTTATTGACAAGGTGGGTAATGAATTGGTTATAGTTTAA